A window of the Arenibacter algicola genome harbors these coding sequences:
- a CDS encoding DUF1501 domain-containing protein yields the protein MCDHHDKLRSNNRDLQSIEKQWDRREFFKKTSLGIGAMALGSLLNTEKMWSAVDPASAQRNSLSAFTKNKLGLPHHLPKAKRIVYLFQSGGPSQLDLFDYKPKLKDMFGKDLPDSIRAGQRLTGMSADQTAFPIAASTLNFKQYGESRAWVSDAMPYLSEVVDDLCFIKGMHTDAINHDPAITFFQTGSQQPGRPSIGSWISYGLGSDNDNLPTFISLVSKNGSGQPLYSRLWGNGFLPTEHQGVQFRSGKDPVLYLGDPENYDGNDRRQMLDYLKKLNGMAYDAFGDPEINARIAQYEMAYRMQTSVPEVTDTSDEPDHIFDMYGPDSRNPGTYAANCLMARKLLEKDVKFVQLYHQGWDQHGNCPGGVKYQSKNTDQGTAALIKDLKQRGMLEDTLVVWGGEFGRTVYSQGQLTETNYGRDHHPKAFTMFMAGAGVKPGFTYGETDDFGYNIIKDPVHTHDFQATLLHLFGIDHERLTYKHQGRRFRLTDVHGDVVKDILT from the coding sequence ATGTGCGATCATCATGATAAATTAAGATCTAATAATCGGGATCTTCAGAGCATCGAAAAACAATGGGATAGAAGGGAGTTCTTTAAAAAGACCTCCCTTGGTATTGGGGCCATGGCCCTTGGTTCCCTATTGAATACGGAAAAGATGTGGAGTGCTGTGGATCCAGCCTCTGCCCAAAGGAATTCCTTGAGTGCCTTCACTAAAAATAAATTGGGTTTGCCACATCATCTGCCAAAAGCAAAGCGCATAGTGTACCTTTTTCAAAGTGGTGGTCCTTCGCAATTGGATCTTTTCGATTACAAGCCTAAGCTAAAGGATATGTTTGGTAAGGACTTGCCAGATTCCATAAGGGCCGGGCAGCGCCTTACTGGGATGAGCGCCGATCAAACGGCCTTTCCCATTGCCGCATCTACCCTAAATTTTAAGCAGTATGGGGAATCTAGGGCGTGGGTCAGTGATGCAATGCCCTATTTGTCCGAGGTTGTGGATGATCTTTGCTTTATTAAGGGAATGCATACCGATGCCATTAACCATGATCCGGCAATAACCTTTTTTCAAACCGGAAGTCAACAACCGGGAAGACCATCCATAGGTTCCTGGATCAGCTACGGATTAGGGTCGGACAATGATAATTTGCCTACTTTTATTTCCTTGGTTTCCAAAAATGGTTCTGGGCAGCCCTTGTACTCCCGTTTATGGGGCAACGGCTTTTTGCCTACAGAACATCAGGGGGTACAGTTCCGATCGGGCAAGGACCCGGTACTTTATTTGGGAGACCCTGAGAATTATGACGGAAATGACCGCCGACAAATGCTGGATTATTTGAAAAAATTGAATGGGATGGCCTATGACGCCTTTGGAGATCCCGAAATCAATGCTAGGATAGCACAGTATGAAATGGCCTATAGAATGCAGACCTCCGTACCCGAGGTAACGGATACCTCGGACGAGCCCGACCATATTTTTGATATGTACGGTCCCGATAGTAGAAACCCCGGAACTTATGCGGCAAATTGTTTGATGGCCCGTAAATTATTGGAAAAGGATGTGAAATTTGTTCAATTATACCATCAAGGTTGGGATCAACATGGCAATTGCCCAGGGGGAGTAAAATACCAGAGCAAAAATACAGATCAGGGAACCGCGGCCTTGATAAAGGATTTAAAACAACGGGGCATGCTGGAAGATACCTTGGTGGTGTGGGGCGGAGAGTTTGGACGTACAGTCTATTCCCAAGGTCAGCTCACTGAAACGAACTACGGACGTGACCACCATCCGAAGGCCTTTACCATGTTCATGGCAGGGGCAGGGGTGAAACCGGGATTCACCTATGGCGAGACCGATGATTTTGGCTATAACATTATCAAAGATCCAGTACATACCCACGATTTTCAGGCTACCTTATTACATTTATTTGGAATAGATCACGAAAGATTGACCTATAAACATCAAGGACGTAGGTTTAGACTTACTGATGTACATGGGGATGTGGTGAAAGATATTCTTACTTGA
- a CDS encoding DUF2231 domain-containing protein, with protein sequence MESNVPDFILFLGRFHPLVVHLPIGFLIFAFVLELYGRWKRDFAVSMAIEFALLGGAISAAVASVLGYMLSLSGDYEQDMLDTHFWFGIATTLVAFLAWSILSGKLHIPKLKGLKANIAGLTLVVILVAITGHYGGNLTHGSDYLVKYAPFGRTEKVVLPPIAKLEEAAVYDYLVNPILETKCNSCHNSSKKKGGLSFQDSVAIKKGGKNGEVFIAGNVAKSEMVRRTMLDPHHEDYMPPEGKTPLTDEEKSILSFWIEKANADFKIKMGDLETPEEITSIASNMLGLEDVTGKSGIPLPKVSQINEEILKGIMGEGFKVRELIFESGLYEVVLPPNFISSGNRTELDGKLEKLLPMKDNIIWLSLKDNDVQDRHLKTIGQFQNLQKVELEKNPITDVGISEITGIQSITGLNLYQTKITASSFENFIKMKGLERVYAWGTAITEDEVASFAKKENRPAIIMGM encoded by the coding sequence ATGGAAAGTAACGTACCGGATTTTATATTGTTTTTAGGTAGATTTCACCCACTAGTGGTGCATTTACCCATTGGATTCTTAATTTTTGCCTTTGTCTTGGAACTTTATGGGCGTTGGAAAAGGGATTTCGCGGTTTCCATGGCAATTGAATTTGCCTTGTTGGGTGGAGCCATAAGTGCCGCTGTAGCCAGTGTCCTGGGGTATATGCTCTCCTTGAGCGGGGACTATGAGCAGGATATGTTGGATACTCATTTTTGGTTTGGAATAGCAACTACTCTGGTCGCATTTCTAGCATGGTCCATTCTTTCAGGCAAGCTTCATATACCAAAATTAAAAGGTTTAAAGGCCAATATAGCTGGTCTGACCCTTGTGGTTATTTTGGTGGCTATTACCGGTCATTATGGGGGTAATTTGACCCATGGAAGCGATTATTTGGTTAAATATGCTCCTTTTGGAAGAACGGAAAAAGTGGTGCTGCCCCCAATTGCAAAATTGGAGGAAGCCGCTGTCTATGATTATCTGGTAAACCCTATCCTTGAAACAAAGTGCAATAGTTGTCATAATTCCAGCAAGAAAAAGGGAGGACTCTCCTTTCAGGATTCCGTTGCTATCAAAAAAGGAGGTAAGAATGGGGAGGTTTTTATAGCTGGAAATGTTGCTAAGTCCGAGATGGTTAGACGTACAATGCTGGATCCCCACCATGAGGATTATATGCCTCCTGAAGGTAAGACTCCCCTTACTGATGAGGAGAAATCAATTCTGTCATTCTGGATAGAAAAGGCCAATGCGGACTTTAAGATAAAAATGGGGGATTTGGAAACTCCTGAAGAGATAACGAGTATTGCCTCTAACATGTTGGGCTTGGAAGATGTGACCGGTAAAAGTGGAATACCCTTGCCTAAAGTGAGCCAAATAAATGAGGAAATATTGAAGGGTATTATGGGTGAAGGGTTCAAAGTTCGGGAATTAATATTTGAATCCGGTCTGTACGAGGTTGTGCTGCCCCCTAATTTTATTAGTTCCGGGAACAGGACTGAATTGGACGGAAAGCTGGAAAAGCTTCTTCCAATGAAGGACAACATTATCTGGCTTTCCCTCAAGGACAATGATGTGCAGGACAGGCATTTAAAAACCATCGGTCAATTTCAAAACCTTCAAAAAGTTGAGCTGGAAAAAAATCCGATAACAGACGTAGGTATTTCTGAAATTACAGGGATTCAAAGTATAACTGGCCTTAATCTATATCAGACTAAAATTACCGCATCCAGTTTTGAGAATTTTATAAAAATGAAAGGATTGGAACGGGTATACGCTTGGGGAACAGCAATAACCGAAGATGAGGTGGCAAGTTTTGCCAAAAAAGAAAATCGACCCGCCATAATAATGGGGATGTAA
- a CDS encoding DUF1501 domain-containing protein, whose product MEDDKTNSENPLKVNRRHFFSQLSVGIGSLALGSLLIPDLFKGGPKPLASQPLGIPHFAPKAKRVIYLFQSGAPSQLESFDYKPTLTKRMGEDLPESIRNGQRLTGMTSGQDKFPLMPSAAKFAQHGKSGAWVSEFFPHIAKISDEICIVRSMHTEAINHDPAITFFQTGSQQSGRPSMGSWMSYGLGSENQNLPSFVVLTSRGKGNSQGLYSKLWSSGFLDSKHQGVLLRSGKDPVLYLNDPDGISRSDKRHLLDHVSSLNKIHHVETGDDEIESRIAQYEMAYRMQMSVPDVMDIKKEPESIIKLYGEDSQVPGTYAANCLQARRLAENGVRFIQLYHQGWDQHGNLPNEMAGQAKDVDQASAALILDLKQRGMLEDTLVIWGGEFGRTNYCQGNFDPKNYGRDHHPRAFSIWMAGGGIKPGITYGETDEFGYNIVKNPVHINDFHATIMNNLGLDHEQLIYKYQGRRFRLTDVAGNVVNDILT is encoded by the coding sequence ATGGAAGACGACAAAACAAATTCTGAAAATCCGCTCAAGGTAAACCGTAGACATTTCTTTTCGCAATTAAGTGTAGGAATCGGTTCTTTGGCTTTGGGCTCTTTGTTGATCCCGGACCTTTTTAAGGGTGGCCCTAAACCTTTGGCGAGTCAGCCATTAGGAATTCCCCATTTTGCCCCAAAAGCGAAACGGGTAATCTACTTGTTTCAATCCGGGGCTCCGTCCCAGTTGGAATCCTTTGATTATAAACCTACCCTTACCAAACGTATGGGTGAAGATTTGCCAGAATCTATCCGTAACGGCCAACGGCTTACCGGTATGACCTCTGGCCAGGATAAATTTCCCTTAATGCCTTCGGCCGCCAAGTTTGCCCAACATGGTAAAAGTGGAGCATGGGTAAGCGAGTTTTTTCCGCATATTGCCAAAATTTCCGATGAGATCTGTATAGTAAGAAGTATGCATACCGAGGCCATAAACCACGATCCGGCCATCACTTTTTTTCAAACGGGAAGTCAGCAATCGGGGAGGCCGAGTATGGGCTCCTGGATGAGCTATGGGTTGGGAAGTGAAAATCAAAATTTGCCTTCTTTTGTTGTGCTTACTTCAAGGGGCAAGGGAAATAGCCAAGGCTTATATTCCAAGCTTTGGTCCAGTGGATTCTTGGACTCCAAGCATCAAGGGGTACTGTTGCGCTCAGGGAAGGATCCTGTTCTCTATTTGAACGATCCCGATGGAATTTCGCGTTCCGATAAGCGCCATTTGTTGGACCATGTTTCTTCATTGAATAAAATACATCATGTTGAAACGGGCGACGACGAGATAGAATCAAGGATTGCCCAATATGAAATGGCCTATAGGATGCAAATGTCGGTGCCCGATGTTATGGATATTAAAAAAGAACCGGAATCCATCATTAAATTATATGGGGAGGATTCCCAAGTACCCGGGACTTATGCGGCCAATTGCCTTCAGGCCCGTAGGCTGGCTGAGAATGGGGTGCGCTTTATACAGTTATACCACCAAGGTTGGGACCAACACGGTAATCTACCGAATGAAATGGCCGGACAGGCCAAGGATGTGGATCAGGCATCTGCTGCCCTTATCCTGGATTTAAAACAACGTGGCATGTTGGAGGACACCTTGGTTATTTGGGGCGGGGAGTTTGGAAGGACCAATTATTGTCAAGGTAATTTTGATCCAAAAAATTACGGTAGGGACCATCACCCTAGGGCCTTCAGTATCTGGATGGCCGGTGGCGGTATAAAGCCCGGTATAACTTATGGGGAGACTGATGAATTTGGATACAATATTGTTAAAAATCCTGTTCATATCAATGATTTCCATGCCACTATCATGAATAATTTAGGACTGGATCACGAACAATTGATTTATAAATATCAGGGACGTCGCTTTAGGCTTACAGACGTTGCCGGTAATGTTGTAAATGATATCTTAACATAG
- a CDS encoding PSD1 and planctomycete cytochrome C domain-containing protein gives MKQKIIIGLILLGLVALLFAFKSGLFKSSGDGYADQKLPEVVDYNFHIKPILSDNCYTCHGPDANKRKAGLRLDLEQAALSELPENPGKYAVVAGKPANSLLYQHVVSDDPKQLMPPPDSQLALNSYEKKLLKKWIEQGAKFDKHWAFIPPKKAELPKTESADWAQNEIDAFIMEKLEENALVPSLKAEEHTLIRRMALDLTGLPPNADQVKRYLNNTSGDILERAIDEFLASPSYGERMTQVWLDVARYADSHGYQDDSYRSMWPWRDWVIHAFNNNMPYDEFLTEQLAGDLMPNATKEQVLATGFNRNHPITQEGGVIQEEYQSYYVVDRTNTLGKGILGLTLECAKCHDHKYDQLSQRDYYQIYSFFNNVDEKGLRMDAVQAANQKYFADAPYITITDEETNGVLSFINKAEGEDVKVMVMNDSMPRTTYIFDRGEYDSPGEEVTPNAPEIILPYSENLPKNRLGLAQWVTDENNPLTARVFVNRIWGMLFGRGLVETSEDFGVQGSLPTHPQLLDWLAKDFMEHDWDIKYLLKKIMLSATYQQSSIATEESKKADPDNKWLSRAPRFRMSGEIIRDYVLATSGLLNREIGGPSVKPYQPPGLWEETNAGGNRGVLTTYTADEGDKLYRRSLYTLWKRTLPPPSMSIFDAPNRDICEVRRQKTNTPLQALALQNDVQMLEAARVLSENTITDTKDAEQWVTTVFQRILVRNPKEEEKKVLEEYYTDALDKFLNDRENAEKLLAQGEYKRLDTDPAKTAALMLTAQVIYNLDETITKE, from the coding sequence ATGAAACAAAAAATTATCATAGGATTAATTTTATTGGGCCTGGTGGCACTGTTGTTCGCCTTCAAATCGGGGCTTTTCAAATCCTCTGGGGATGGGTATGCCGATCAGAAGCTGCCTGAGGTCGTAGACTATAACTTTCATATAAAGCCCATACTGTCGGACAACTGCTATACCTGCCATGGTCCTGATGCCAACAAGCGAAAGGCGGGCCTGCGTCTGGACCTTGAACAGGCCGCGCTTTCGGAACTACCGGAGAATCCCGGAAAATATGCCGTTGTAGCGGGAAAGCCCGCCAACAGTCTCTTGTACCAGCACGTGGTCTCGGACGATCCAAAACAGCTGATGCCCCCACCGGATTCACAATTGGCACTTAATTCCTATGAAAAGAAACTCTTGAAGAAATGGATAGAACAGGGTGCCAAGTTCGATAAGCACTGGGCCTTTATCCCTCCCAAGAAGGCGGAGCTGCCCAAGACCGAATCGGCGGATTGGGCACAAAATGAGATCGATGCCTTTATCATGGAGAAACTGGAGGAGAACGCCCTGGTCCCTTCCCTGAAAGCGGAGGAGCATACGCTGATCAGAAGAATGGCCCTGGACCTTACGGGCCTGCCCCCCAATGCGGACCAGGTGAAAAGATATCTCAACAATACCTCCGGGGACATATTGGAACGGGCCATAGATGAGTTTTTGGCCTCCCCGAGCTATGGGGAACGTATGACGCAGGTCTGGCTGGATGTGGCCAGGTATGCGGACTCCCACGGCTACCAGGACGATAGCTATAGGAGCATGTGGCCCTGGCGCGATTGGGTGATCCATGCCTTTAACAACAACATGCCCTATGATGAGTTTTTGACGGAGCAATTGGCTGGCGACCTGATGCCCAATGCCACCAAGGAACAGGTGCTGGCCACGGGTTTCAACAGGAACCACCCTATCACCCAGGAGGGCGGGGTCATCCAGGAGGAGTACCAGTCCTATTATGTGGTGGACCGCACCAATACCTTGGGCAAGGGCATCTTGGGGCTTACTTTGGAATGTGCCAAATGCCATGACCACAAATACGACCAGCTATCCCAAAGGGACTATTATCAGATCTATTCCTTTTTCAACAATGTGGATGAAAAGGGGTTACGTATGGATGCTGTACAGGCTGCAAATCAGAAATATTTTGCTGACGCACCCTATATAACCATTACCGATGAGGAGACCAATGGGGTCCTGTCCTTTATCAACAAGGCCGAAGGTGAAGACGTCAAGGTGATGGTCATGAACGATTCCATGCCCAGAACGACCTATATTTTCGACCGTGGGGAATATGATAGTCCGGGAGAGGAAGTAACGCCCAATGCCCCGGAAATAATACTTCCATATTCCGAAAATCTTCCCAAAAACAGATTGGGACTGGCCCAATGGGTGACCGATGAGAACAATCCCCTAACGGCAAGGGTCTTTGTGAACAGGATCTGGGGGATGTTGTTCGGGAGGGGACTTGTAGAAACTTCCGAAGATTTTGGGGTGCAGGGCAGTCTGCCCACCCATCCGCAATTGTTGGACTGGCTGGCCAAGGATTTTATGGAGCACGATTGGGACATAAAATACCTTTTGAAGAAAATAATGCTCTCCGCTACCTACCAGCAAAGCTCCATTGCTACCGAGGAATCCAAAAAGGCGGATCCGGATAATAAATGGCTTTCCAGGGCCCCCAGGTTCAGGATGAGCGGTGAGATCATACGGGATTACGTTTTGGCCACCAGTGGTCTGCTGAACAGGGAAATAGGCGGGCCAAGTGTAAAGCCCTACCAGCCCCCAGGACTATGGGAGGAAACCAATGCAGGTGGCAATAGAGGTGTTCTTACGACTTATACTGCCGACGAAGGCGATAAATTGTACAGGCGTTCCCTGTATACTTTGTGGAAAAGGACCCTTCCACCACCGAGCATGTCCATTTTTGATGCGCCCAACAGGGATATCTGTGAGGTGAGGCGCCAAAAGACCAATACCCCATTGCAGGCCCTGGCATTGCAGAACGATGTGCAGATGTTGGAGGCGGCCCGGGTACTATCGGAGAATACCATTACTGATACAAAAGATGCGGAACAGTGGGTCACCACCGTATTTCAGCGTATCTTGGTAAGGAACCCCAAGGAAGAGGAAAAAAAGGTCTTGGAGGAATATTATACCGATGCCCTGGACAAGTTCTTGAACGACAGGGAGAATGCGGAAAAATTGCTTGCCCAGGGAGAATATAAAAGATTGGATACCGATCCGGCAAAAACGGCCGCGCTGATGTTGACGGCCCAGGTAATCTACAATCTAGATGAAACAATTACCAAAGAATAA
- a CDS encoding PSD1 and planctomycete cytochrome C domain-containing protein gives MRQKVSIVLILLGLVALLFAFKSGLFKSSGDVYADQKLPEVVDYNFHIKPILSDNCYTCHGPDANKRKAGLRLDLEQAALSELPGNPGKYAVVAGKPANSLLYQHVVSDDPKQLMPPPDSQLALNSYEKKLLKKWIEQGAKFDKHWAFIPPKKAELPKTESADWAQNEIDAFIMEKLEENALAPSQKAEDHTLIRRMALDLTGLPPNADQVKRYLNNTSGDILERAIDEFLASPSYGERMTQVWLDVARYADSHGYQDDSYRSMWPWRDWVIHAFNNNMPYDEFLTEQLAGDLMPNATKEQVLATGFNRNHPITQEGGVIQEEYQSYYVVDRTNTLGKGILGLTLECAKCHDHKYDQLSQRDYFEIYSFFNNVAEKGLQKTAGDAYRKEYFADDPFIAITDQETKGVLSFINKPEGKDVKVMVMNDSMPRTTYIFDRGEYDSPGEEVSPNAPGIILPFSENLPKNRLGLAQWVTDENNPLTSRVFVNRIWGMLFGRGLVETSEDFGVQGSLPTHPQLLDWLAKDFMEHDWDIKYLLKKIMLSATYQQSSIATEESKKADPDNKWLSRAPRFRMSGEIIRDYVLATSGLLNREIGGPSVKPYQPPGLWEETNAGNNRGGLTSYVQDEGDKLYRRSLYTLWKRTLPPPSMSIFDAPNRDICEVRRQKTNTPLQALALQNDVQMLEAARVLSENTITDTKDAEKWVTTVFQRILVRNPKEEEKKVLEEYYTDALDKFLNDRENAEKLLAQGEYKRLDTDPAKTAALMLTAQVIYNLDETITKE, from the coding sequence ATGAGACAAAAAGTTAGCATAGTATTGATTTTATTGGGCCTGGTGGCACTGTTGTTCGCCTTCAAATCGGGGCTTTTCAAATCCTCTGGGGATGTGTATGCCGATCAGAAGCTGCCTGAGGTGGTTGACTATAACTTTCATATAAAGCCCATACTATCGGATAATTGCTATACCTGCCATGGACCTGATGCCAACAAGCGAAAGGCCGGCCTGCGTCTGGACCTTGAACAGGCCGCGCTTTCGGAACTACCGGGGAATCCCGGAAAATATGCCGTTGTAGCGGGAAAGCCCGCCAACAGTCTCTTGTACCAGCACGTGGTCTCGGACGATCCAAAACAGCTGATGCCCCCACCGGATTCACAATTGGCACTTAATTCCTATGAAAAGAAACTCTTGAAGAAATGGATAGAACAGGGTGCCAAGTTCGATAAGCACTGGGCCTTTATCCCTCCCAAGAAGGCGGAGCTGCCCAAGACCGAATCGGCGGATTGGGCACAAAATGAGATCGATGCCTTTATCATGGAGAAACTGGAGGAGAACGCCCTGGCCCCCTCCCAAAAGGCGGAGGACCATACGTTGATCAGGCGGATGGCCCTGGACCTTACGGGCCTGCCCCCCAATGCGGACCAGGTGAAAAGATATCTCAACAATACCTCCGGGGACATATTGGAACGGGCCATAGATGAGTTTTTGGCCTCCCCGAGCTATGGGGAACGTATGACGCAGGTCTGGCTGGATGTGGCCAGGTATGCGGACTCCCACGGCTACCAGGACGATAGCTATAGGAGCATGTGGCCCTGGCGCGATTGGGTGATCCATGCCTTTAACAACAACATGCCCTATGATGAGTTTTTGACGGAGCAATTGGCTGGCGACCTGATGCCCAATGCCACCAAGGAACAGGTGCTGGCCACGGGTTTCAACAGGAACCACCCTATCACCCAGGAGGGCGGGGTCATCCAGGAGGAGTACCAGTCCTATTATGTGGTGGACCGCACCAATACCTTGGGCAAGGGAATATTGGGCCTTACCCTGGAATGTGCCAAATGCCATGACCATAAATACGACCAGCTGTCCCAAAGGGACTATTTTGAAATCTATTCCTTTTTCAACAATGTTGCTGAGAAAGGTCTTCAGAAAACCGCTGGCGATGCCTATAGAAAGGAATATTTTGCGGACGACCCCTTTATCGCCATCACCGATCAGGAGACCAAGGGCGTGCTGTCCTTCATCAATAAGCCCGAAGGTAAAGATGTAAAGGTGATGGTCATGAACGATTCCATGCCCAGAACAACCTATATTTTCGACCGTGGGGAATATGACAGTCCGGGAGAGGAAGTATCGCCCAATGCCCCGGGAATAATACTTCCCTTTTCCGAAAATCTTCCCAAAAACAGATTGGGACTGGCCCAATGGGTGACCGATGAGAACAATCCCTTGACCTCCAGGGTCTTTGTGAACAGGATCTGGGGGATGTTGTTCGGGAGGGGACTTGTGGAAACTTCCGAAGATTTTGGGGTGCAGGGCAGTCTGCCCACCCATCCGCAATTGTTGGACTGGCTGGCCAAGGATTTTATGGAGCACGATTGGGACATAAAATATCTTTTGAAGAAAATAATGCTCTCCGCTACCTACCAGCAAAGCTCCATTGCTACCGAGGAATCCAAAAAGGCGGATCCGGATAATAAATGGCTTTCCAGGGCCCCCAGGTTCAGGATGAGCGGGGAGATCATACGTGACTATGTGCTGGCCACCAGTGGTCTGCTGAACAGGGAAATAGGCGGGCCAAGTGTAAAGCCCTACCAGCCCCCAGGGCTGTGGGAGGAGACTAATGCAGGGAATAACAGAGGCGGACTAACCAGTTATGTACAGGATGAGGGCGATAAATTGTACAGGCGTTCCCTGTACACCTTATGGAAAAGGACCCTTCCACCACCGAGCATGTCCATTTTTGATGCGCCCAATAGAGATATCTGTGAGGTGAGGCGCCAAAAGACCAATACGCCATTACAGGCCCTGGCATTGCAGAACGATGTGCAGATGTTGGAGGCGGCCCGGGTACTATCGGAGAATACCATTACGGATACAAAAGATGCGGAAAAGTGGGTCACCACCGTATTTCAGCGTATCTTGGTAAGGAACCCCAAGGAAGAGGAAAAAAAGGTCTTGGAGGAATATTATACCGATGCCCTGGACAAGTTCTTGAACGACAGGGAGAATGCGGAAAAATTGCTTGCCCAGGGAGAATATAAAAGATTGGATACCGATCCGGCAAAAACGGCCGCGCTGATGTTGACGGCCCAGGTAATCTACAATCTAGATGAAACAATTACCAAAGAGTGA